In the genome of Opitutia bacterium KCR 482, one region contains:
- the gatA gene encoding Asp-tRNA(Asn)/Glu-tRNA(Gln) amidotransferase subunit GatA yields MGEIFYKNIGELDAMLDSREISAVELAQAFIDRKNAVDGKVGAFISSNEDVLLANAAKADERRAKGAKLSELDGIPVGLKDLLAVRGQKLTCASKMLENYVSPYTGTAMKKLEDAGALFWGRLNMDEFAMGSSCENSALQKTRNPWDLTRIPGGSSGGSAAAVSAGECAVSLGSDTGGSIRQPASLCGVVGMKPTYGLVSRFGLAAFASSLDQIGPFARSVKDAATVLKYIAGYDRLDSTSVKVDVENYPAILSAESLKGKKLGVPKEYFSAEGIDPEVRSIVEAAVKKCGELGAEIVEVSLPHTDLAIPVYYIIATAEASSNLARYDGIRYTHRSDKAKDVVDVYFKSRAEGFGEEVKRRIILGSYVLSSGYYDAYYLRAQKVRTLIRNDFEHAFESVDAILAPTSPTTAFKVGEKASDPLSMYLSDIFTINVNLAGLPGISVPCGFASDGMPVGLQMIGRAFDESNLLSYAYAYESACDWNKRNPQL; encoded by the coding sequence ATGGGCGAAATTTTCTATAAAAACATCGGAGAGCTTGACGCAATGCTCGACAGCCGCGAAATCTCGGCGGTGGAGCTTGCGCAGGCGTTTATCGACAGAAAGAACGCGGTAGACGGGAAGGTCGGGGCGTTTATTTCGTCGAACGAGGACGTACTTTTGGCGAACGCGGCGAAGGCGGACGAACGCCGCGCAAAGGGCGCAAAGCTTTCGGAGCTTGACGGCATACCCGTAGGACTTAAAGACCTGCTTGCGGTGCGCGGGCAGAAGCTCACCTGCGCGAGCAAAATGCTCGAAAACTACGTCAGCCCCTACACGGGCACGGCGATGAAAAAGCTCGAAGACGCGGGCGCGCTTTTCTGGGGACGCCTGAACATGGACGAATTCGCGATGGGTTCGTCGTGCGAAAACAGCGCGCTGCAAAAGACGCGCAACCCGTGGGATTTGACGAGAATTCCCGGCGGAAGTAGCGGCGGCTCGGCGGCGGCGGTGTCGGCGGGCGAGTGCGCGGTTTCGCTTGGCTCAGACACGGGCGGTTCGATACGCCAGCCCGCGTCGCTCTGCGGCGTCGTCGGAATGAAGCCCACCTACGGGCTTGTGAGCAGGTTCGGGCTTGCTGCGTTCGCGTCGTCGCTCGACCAGATTGGTCCGTTCGCTCGGTCGGTGAAAGACGCGGCGACGGTGCTCAAATACATCGCTGGCTACGACAGGCTCGACTCCACGAGCGTGAAAGTCGATGTCGAAAACTACCCCGCAATCCTTTCGGCGGAGTCTCTGAAAGGCAAAAAGCTCGGCGTTCCGAAAGAGTATTTTTCGGCGGAGGGTATCGACCCGGAGGTGCGCTCGATAGTGGAGGCCGCGGTTAAAAAGTGCGGCGAACTCGGCGCGGAAATCGTGGAAGTATCGCTTCCGCATACCGACTTGGCAATCCCCGTCTATTATATAATAGCGACCGCCGAGGCGTCGTCGAACCTCGCCCGCTACGACGGCATACGCTACACCCACAGGAGCGACAAGGCAAAGGACGTCGTTGACGTCTACTTCAAGAGCCGCGCGGAGGGCTTCGGCGAGGAGGTCAAACGCAGAATCATTCTGGGCAGCTACGTTCTCAGTTCGGGCTACTACGACGCCTACTACCTGCGCGCGCAGAAAGTCCGCACGCTCATCAGAAACGACTTCGAGCATGCGTTCGAGAGCGTCGACGCAATACTCGCGCCGACGTCGCCGACCACCGCGTTCAAGGTAGGCGAAAAGGCGTCCGACCCGCTCTCGATGTACCTGAGCGACATTTTTACAATCAACGTCAATCTTGCCGGCCTCCCCGGGATTTCGGTGCCGTGCGGCTTCGCGTCGGACGGCATGCCCGTGGGGCTGCAAATGATAGGCAGGGCATTCGACGAATCGAACCTCCTCTCCTACGCCTACGCATACGAGTCGGCGTGCGACTGGAACAAACGCAATCCGCAACTTTAA
- a CDS encoding M48 family metallopeptidase — translation MTIPVIVLLALLAVKYAAVVRLDILNMRSVREHAGAVPQAFASFMDSDTYKKAAAYTIDKTRFGIFENTCNSIFLALLLSLWIIPTLFDIGIDAFGASVWGQAITLILMSVVLSIPDIPFELYSQFVIEQEYGFNKSTLRLWIADKIKSLLVGLVLGAPILTLILWFSEAFKSTWWLWGFFAVAAFQVVMIVVYPRFVMPLFNKLEDLPDGELKTALLGVADRGGFHTSAIQVMDGSKRSSHSNAFFTGFGRFRRIVLFDTLVEQLTVPEIEAVLAHEIGHYKRGHILKMMAMNFAMTFATFFVMGWLSESEWFYLGFGFCEATGFGPVLLMFSMFAGLFTFWLTPLLNAFSRANEYEADAFSAKLCGAENLKSALRKLHKKNLGNLTPHPAYSAFYYSHPTLFERESALDKIG, via the coding sequence ATGACAATTCCCGTAATCGTGCTGCTTGCGCTGCTCGCGGTGAAATACGCCGCGGTGGTGCGGCTCGACATTCTGAACATGCGCAGCGTCCGCGAACACGCGGGTGCGGTGCCGCAGGCGTTCGCGTCGTTCATGGACTCCGACACCTACAAAAAGGCGGCGGCGTACACGATAGACAAAACGCGCTTCGGAATTTTCGAAAACACCTGCAACTCGATTTTCCTCGCCCTGCTGCTTTCGCTGTGGATTATCCCGACGCTCTTCGACATCGGCATAGACGCGTTCGGCGCGAGCGTCTGGGGGCAGGCAATCACGCTGATTCTGATGTCGGTCGTGCTGTCGATTCCCGACATTCCGTTCGAGCTGTACTCCCAGTTTGTCATAGAGCAGGAATACGGTTTCAACAAAAGCACGCTGCGGCTTTGGATTGCCGACAAAATCAAAAGCCTGCTCGTGGGGCTTGTCCTCGGCGCGCCGATTCTTACGCTGATTCTGTGGTTTTCCGAGGCATTCAAAAGCACATGGTGGCTCTGGGGCTTCTTCGCGGTTGCGGCGTTTCAGGTTGTGATGATTGTGGTCTACCCGCGCTTCGTGATGCCGCTTTTCAACAAGCTCGAAGACCTGCCCGACGGCGAACTGAAAACCGCGCTGCTCGGCGTTGCCGACCGCGGCGGCTTCCACACGAGCGCGATTCAGGTCATGGACGGCAGCAAGCGCAGCTCGCATTCGAACGCGTTTTTCACGGGCTTCGGACGCTTCCGCAGAATAGTGCTTTTCGACACGCTCGTGGAGCAGCTCACCGTTCCCGAAATCGAGGCGGTCTTGGCGCACGAAATAGGGCACTACAAGCGCGGGCACATTCTGAAAATGATGGCGATGAATTTTGCGATGACGTTTGCGACGTTTTTTGTCATGGGCTGGCTTTCGGAAAGCGAGTGGTTCTACCTCGGCTTCGGATTCTGCGAGGCGACGGGCTTCGGGCCGGTGCTGCTGATGTTTTCGATGTTCGCGGGGCTGTTCACGTTCTGGCTCACGCCGCTGCTGAACGCGTTTTCGCGCGCGAACGAGTACGAGGCCGACGCGTTTTCGGCAAAGCTTTGCGGCGCGGAGAATTTGAAGTCGGCGCTGCGCAAACTCCACAAAAAGAATCTCGGCAACCTTACCCCGCACCCCGCGTACAGCGCGTTCTACTACTCGCACCCGACGCTCTTCGAGCGCGAATCCGCTCTGGATAAAATCGGATAG
- a CDS encoding RimK family protein, translating to MEIIFVAGNPEKWSLQIAGVRVVSPRRYITDPEFARLGAFRVFNLCNAFKYQDMGYYVSLLARARMHNPEPSVKTIMDFRSQEMIKHMSDDVSDVANRALANCGDGKFKLDVYFGCSVNPAYARLARRLFNLFRAPMFRADFKRGKKKWKLCGVKPISSHDIHGDERDFVSSVAEEYITRRHRASESPSKSRYSIGILIDENEELHASNPRALSKFAHAAGSVGFSCEFITKDDFDRLNEFDAIFIRATTNVNNYTYTFARAAEAEGIVVVDDCNSIIRCANKVFQAEQAAIRRIPTPKTFIVHKDNFEKIESEIPFPIVIKQPDSQFSQGVYKVDDSRELKKVLEKLLRRSDLLIAQEFVPTKFDWRVGIFDRKPIFACKYFMAKKHWQIVNKDKNNAEGGFETLHIDDVPKRVLDVALKTANLVGNGLYGVDVKETDDGRVLLIEINDNPNIDAGIEDKIAGMSLYETIMRGFMDRVNKTKNLVEDSKRNEKNEK from the coding sequence ATGGAGATTATATTCGTAGCGGGCAATCCAGAAAAATGGTCGTTGCAGATTGCGGGCGTGCGCGTTGTCTCGCCCCGCCGATACATCACCGACCCCGAATTTGCGCGGCTCGGCGCGTTCAGGGTTTTCAACCTCTGCAACGCGTTCAAATATCAGGATATGGGCTACTATGTGTCGCTGCTTGCCCGCGCGCGCATGCACAATCCCGAACCGTCCGTGAAGACGATTATGGATTTCCGCTCGCAGGAAATGATAAAACACATGTCCGACGACGTTTCCGACGTCGCAAACCGCGCGCTCGCAAACTGCGGCGACGGCAAGTTCAAGCTCGACGTCTACTTCGGGTGCAGCGTGAACCCCGCGTACGCGCGGCTCGCCCGCAGGCTCTTCAACCTCTTCCGCGCTCCGATGTTCCGCGCCGATTTCAAGCGCGGCAAGAAAAAGTGGAAACTCTGCGGCGTCAAACCGATTTCCTCGCACGACATTCACGGCGACGAGCGCGACTTCGTTTCGTCGGTCGCCGAAGAATACATAACGCGCCGCCACAGGGCGTCGGAGTCGCCGTCGAAGAGCCGCTACTCAATCGGCATTCTGATTGACGAAAACGAGGAGCTTCACGCGTCGAATCCCCGCGCCCTCTCGAAGTTCGCGCACGCCGCCGGAAGCGTCGGCTTCTCCTGCGAGTTCATCACAAAGGACGACTTCGACAGGCTCAACGAGTTCGACGCAATCTTTATCCGCGCCACCACAAACGTCAACAACTACACCTACACTTTCGCCCGCGCCGCAGAGGCTGAGGGCATTGTGGTTGTGGACGACTGCAACTCGATTATCCGCTGCGCAAACAAGGTTTTTCAGGCGGAACAGGCGGCGATTCGGCGGATTCCGACGCCAAAAACGTTCATCGTCCACAAGGACAATTTCGAAAAAATCGAATCCGAAATTCCCTTCCCCATCGTCATAAAACAGCCCGACAGCCAGTTCTCGCAGGGCGTCTACAAAGTGGACGATTCGCGCGAATTGAAAAAGGTTCTCGAAAAGCTTTTGCGCCGCTCCGACCTGCTCATCGCGCAGGAATTTGTGCCGACAAAATTCGACTGGCGCGTCGGAATCTTCGACCGCAAGCCGATTTTTGCGTGCAAATATTTCATGGCAAAAAAGCACTGGCAGATTGTCAACAAAGACAAAAACAACGCCGAGGGCGGATTCGAAACGCTCCACATAGACGACGTTCCCAAGCGCGTGCTGGACGTCGCCTTGAAAACCGCAAACCTCGTCGGCAACGGGCTTTACGGCGTAGACGTGAAGGAGACCGACGACGGCAGGGTGCTTCTGATTGAAATCAACGACAACCCGAACATCGATGCGGGCATCGAGGACAAAATCGCGGGAATGTCGCTCTACGAAACAATCATGCGCGGCTTCATGGACAGGGTGAACAAAACGAAAAACCTCGTCGAGGACTCGAAAAGGAACGAAAAAAATGAAAAGTGA
- a CDS encoding GNAT family N-acetyltransferase, whose translation MKSELAIRRTPTLADIPRVREIMKSSGFFDRVFDEYDCAEEELRGAIDGSGEIFIFAELDGRVVGFASYEREACCESLYYLDWIAVDNTVRGHGIGRRLVEAILADVAERGATKLLLQTSGREQYLPTRKFYEKLGFVKEAEISDYYSPGESSIFYGRGVKTPL comes from the coding sequence ATGAAAAGTGAGCTTGCAATCAGGCGGACGCCGACGCTTGCCGACATTCCGCGCGTGCGCGAAATCATGAAATCGAGCGGTTTTTTCGACAGGGTTTTCGACGAGTACGACTGCGCCGAAGAGGAGCTGCGCGGGGCAATCGACGGAAGCGGCGAAATTTTCATATTCGCGGAGCTTGACGGCAGGGTGGTCGGGTTTGCGTCGTACGAGCGCGAGGCATGCTGCGAATCGCTCTACTATCTCGACTGGATTGCGGTTGACAATACGGTTCGCGGGCACGGAATAGGGCGGCGGCTTGTCGAGGCAATCTTGGCCGACGTTGCTGAGCGCGGCGCAACAAAGCTGCTGTTGCAGACGTCGGGCAGGGAACAGTATTTGCCGACAAGAAAATTCTACGAAAAACTGGGCTTTGTGAAAGAAGCGGAAATATCCGACTATTATTCCCCCGGAGAATCTTCCATCTTCTACGGTAGGGGCGTGAAAACGCCCCTCTAA
- the gatC gene encoding Asp-tRNA(Asn)/Glu-tRNA(Gln) amidotransferase subunit GatC produces MANTGEIDIEYVARLARIELTEAEKEMYSKQLGQILGYFKKLSEIDVSNVEPSAHAHAIYNVWRDDVEGEAMSVEDALMNAPAKRDNQIVVPKVVDDA; encoded by the coding sequence ATGGCAAATACAGGAGAAATAGACATCGAATATGTGGCGCGGCTTGCGCGTATAGAATTGACGGAGGCCGAGAAGGAGATGTATTCGAAGCAGTTGGGTCAGATACTGGGATATTTCAAGAAGCTTTCGGAAATCGACGTATCGAACGTCGAGCCGAGCGCGCACGCGCACGCGATATACAACGTGTGGCGCGACGACGTAGAGGGCGAGGCTATGAGCGTGGAGGACGCGCTCATGAACGCACCCGCCAAGCGCGACAACCAGATAGTAGTTCCCAAAGTTGTGGACGACGCGTAG
- the gatB gene encoding Asp-tRNA(Asn)/Glu-tRNA(Gln) amidotransferase subunit GatB translates to MSEVQYEAVIGLETHVQIKTRSKMFTSVAHRFAEPPNTLTDAVVWALPGVLPVLNFEAIRKTIELGLMLGCEIPEITKWDRKNYFYPDSPKNYQLSQYDQPLCLGGNVEIELPAANRAEMGEHRLVKLTRIHLEEDVGKLTHFAHDSLVDYNRAGTPLMEIVSEPDMHSSDEVFAYLTSLRNTISAAGISDCDMEKGQMRCDVNVSIRPVGSEKFGVKVEMKNINSTSHVRNCIDYEIRRQIDCITKGIPIVQETRRYDAQLGITQSMRSKEDAHDYRYFPDPDLMPCKISAELLDSIRAKLPERPFDRQRRYMKDFALPYSATSVMCPDPALCGYFEKAVAAYPKNPKAIANMLVNDLLRELSASEESAKQSDEFGEPEAAAVHVSTAEKLAKCKLSPENLASLVKIVDSGVISKQMAKEVFVEMCASGESADAIVEKCGLKQNSNSDELEKFCLDAMAGNQKAIDQFKAGNEKAINALVGPVMKASKGKANPAMVLEILKKLIK, encoded by the coding sequence ATGTCCGAAGTTCAATACGAAGCAGTAATCGGTCTGGAAACGCACGTCCAAATCAAGACGCGCAGCAAGATGTTCACGTCGGTGGCGCACAGGTTCGCCGAGCCGCCGAACACGCTTACCGACGCGGTCGTGTGGGCGCTACCGGGGGTGCTCCCCGTGCTCAATTTCGAGGCTATCCGCAAGACGATAGAGCTTGGGCTTATGCTCGGCTGCGAAATTCCCGAAATCACAAAATGGGATAGAAAAAATTATTTCTACCCGGACAGCCCCAAGAACTACCAGCTCTCGCAGTACGACCAGCCCCTCTGCCTCGGCGGCAATGTCGAGATAGAGCTTCCCGCGGCGAACCGCGCCGAAATGGGCGAGCACAGGCTCGTGAAGCTTACGCGAATCCACTTGGAGGAGGACGTCGGCAAACTTACGCACTTCGCGCACGACTCGCTTGTAGACTACAACCGCGCGGGCACGCCGCTCATGGAAATCGTTTCCGAGCCCGACATGCACTCGTCGGACGAAGTTTTCGCGTACCTCACGTCGCTGCGCAACACGATTTCCGCCGCGGGTATTTCCGACTGCGACATGGAAAAGGGGCAGATGCGCTGCGACGTCAACGTGTCGATTCGCCCCGTCGGAAGCGAAAAATTCGGGGTGAAAGTCGAGATGAAAAACATCAACTCGACCTCGCACGTCCGCAACTGCATAGACTACGAAATCCGCCGCCAGATAGACTGCATAACAAAGGGCATTCCGATTGTGCAGGAAACGCGCCGCTACGACGCGCAGCTCGGAATCACGCAGTCGATGCGCTCGAAGGAGGACGCGCACGACTACCGCTACTTCCCCGATCCCGACCTTATGCCGTGCAAAATTTCGGCGGAACTGCTCGACTCAATCCGCGCAAAACTGCCCGAACGTCCCTTCGACCGCCAGCGCAGGTATATGAAAGACTTCGCCCTCCCGTACTCGGCGACCTCCGTCATGTGTCCCGACCCCGCGCTCTGCGGCTATTTCGAAAAGGCGGTCGCCGCCTACCCGAAAAATCCGAAGGCAATCGCCAACATGCTCGTCAACGACCTTCTCCGCGAGCTTTCCGCAAGCGAGGAATCGGCAAAACAGTCCGACGAATTCGGAGAACCCGAAGCCGCGGCAGTCCACGTCTCGACCGCAGAGAAACTGGCGAAATGCAAGCTTTCGCCCGAAAATTTGGCGTCGCTTGTCAAGATTGTGGACAGCGGCGTAATCTCGAAGCAGATGGCGAAGGAAGTGTTCGTGGAAATGTGCGCTTCGGGCGAATCCGCCGACGCAATCGTCGAAAAGTGCGGACTCAAACAAAACAGCAATTCCGACGAGCTTGAAAAATTCTGCCTCGACGCCATGGCGGGCAACCAAAAGGCAATCGACCAGTTCAAGGCGGGCAACGAAAAGGCGATAAACGCGCTTGTCGGGCCAGTCATGAAGGCGTCGAAGGGCAAGGCGAACCCCGCGATGGTTTTGGAAATCCTCAAAAAACTGATAAAGTAG
- a CDS encoding carbohydrate binding domain-containing protein, with product MKKCTLFIVYMLAGLAAFASQNLIKNADLKNGLLDFGFSDSAPETLGVKIEKFSDSANSLSYSAGESCLGGLNLSEVRVSRDGVYEISFSAKASHPLQIRLLALANGNTVYRHQLAKFDVGTEWKKYSYKLDMKRFRVLDEWLPLRFEKVSKAAARLSFAGFRLVPQSGAVETPKFSVLIDETKLSADSSFLKKITKRFSAECVSNAAIFDKNAEVSAAIAGRNFGAAKTAKLDWFVSPKYSEEVLAKGSAEIELPSGDFSKEFVFNAPDKNGLYVLNFSVDGEKSGCVPFAVSPRMRVAAGDLPVDLGYCGVFTNGESGCPTAEEIAYLADSGIVYLRMWDGGNPFNWRVIEPKEGVYEWTVADETVRLAAKNKLQVVPVLGGMFFVYPPEMGLRGHRQADWLYAKSEVVRTLQGFENQGRKAIKPPLEDWKRMVSAVAERYKGKIKYYEVMNEPNIIWRDFATYYPYLESAHDVLKGVDARNQVVGFSTTGDYGGNINGFFATMLKMGAGKFCDVASFHSYSALFEDTPKSGTEVISQFKKNLVENGVNVPLWHTELYYINPMCKGGGDHANGPVFHAGYLIRRYLVDASSGVRASILLPGATLGSKNGSNCKTANFARGRYIPYASVEAPEISANERFLVSAVFAKMLYKTKYAGSRELRDGMLAYKFAGKKSKKAVAALFWLGCHLENLNLDRSNLKTKLVDPMDRKPLNLGKLPEGVGVFDVFGNALASDSNGDVVVPVSPIPVYIKADDSVLLDVFLKNLE from the coding sequence ATGAAAAAATGCACACTGTTTATCGTATATATGCTTGCGGGCTTGGCGGCGTTCGCGTCGCAGAATCTGATTAAAAACGCCGACCTCAAAAACGGCTTGCTCGATTTCGGGTTCAGCGATTCCGCGCCCGAGACGCTCGGCGTGAAAATCGAAAAATTTTCCGACTCCGCAAACTCGCTTTCATATTCCGCGGGAGAGTCGTGCCTCGGCGGGCTGAACCTTTCGGAAGTCCGCGTTTCGCGCGATGGCGTCTACGAAATTTCGTTTTCGGCTAAGGCGTCGCACCCGCTGCAAATCCGCCTGCTTGCGCTTGCAAACGGCAACACCGTCTACCGCCACCAGCTGGCGAAGTTCGACGTCGGCACGGAGTGGAAAAAGTATTCGTACAAGCTCGACATGAAAAGATTTCGGGTTCTTGACGAGTGGCTGCCGCTCCGTTTTGAGAAGGTCTCGAAAGCCGCCGCGCGGCTGTCCTTTGCCGGCTTCCGCCTTGTGCCGCAGTCGGGGGCTGTTGAAACTCCTAAATTTTCGGTTTTAATTGACGAAACGAAGCTTTCGGCTGATTCCTCGTTCCTAAAAAAAATTACGAAAAGATTTTCCGCCGAGTGTGTTTCGAACGCCGCCATATTCGACAAAAATGCGGAAGTTTCCGCCGCCATTGCGGGGCGGAATTTCGGCGCGGCAAAAACGGCGAAGCTCGACTGGTTTGTATCGCCGAAATATTCCGAGGAAGTGCTCGCGAAAGGTTCGGCGGAAATCGAGCTTCCCTCGGGGGATTTTTCCAAAGAATTTGTCTTCAATGCGCCCGACAAAAACGGATTGTATGTTTTGAATTTTTCCGTGGACGGCGAGAAATCGGGCTGCGTTCCGTTTGCAGTGTCGCCCCGCATGAGGGTTGCGGCGGGAGACCTGCCCGTAGACTTGGGCTACTGCGGCGTGTTCACAAACGGGGAGTCGGGCTGCCCGACCGCCGAGGAAATTGCGTATCTTGCCGATTCGGGCATTGTCTACCTGCGCATGTGGGACGGCGGCAACCCCTTCAACTGGCGCGTGATTGAGCCGAAAGAGGGCGTCTACGAGTGGACCGTCGCCGACGAAACCGTGCGCCTTGCCGCAAAAAACAAATTGCAGGTTGTGCCCGTGCTCGGCGGCATGTTCTTTGTTTATCCGCCCGAAATGGGGCTGCGCGGGCACAGGCAGGCGGACTGGCTCTACGCGAAGTCGGAGGTTGTGCGCACCTTGCAGGGCTTCGAGAATCAGGGGCGCAAGGCGATAAAGCCGCCGCTCGAAGACTGGAAGCGCATGGTTTCCGCAGTCGCCGAACGCTACAAGGGCAAAATAAAATACTACGAAGTCATGAACGAGCCGAACATCATTTGGCGCGACTTCGCAACATACTATCCGTATTTGGAGTCGGCGCACGACGTTTTGAAGGGCGTCGACGCCCGCAATCAGGTTGTGGGCTTTTCCACCACAGGCGACTACGGCGGCAACATCAACGGTTTTTTCGCCACGATGCTTAAAATGGGCGCGGGGAAATTCTGCGACGTCGCCTCGTTCCACTCGTATTCCGCGCTGTTCGAGGACACCCCGAAAAGCGGCACGGAGGTCATCTCGCAGTTCAAGAAAAATCTGGTCGAAAACGGCGTCAACGTTCCGCTGTGGCACACCGAGCTATATTATATAAACCCGATGTGCAAGGGCGGCGGCGACCACGCAAACGGCCCCGTATTCCACGCGGGCTACCTTATCCGCCGCTATCTGGTAGACGCGTCGTCGGGCGTCCGCGCCTCGATTCTCCTGCCCGGGGCGACGCTCGGCTCGAAGAACGGCTCGAATTGCAAAACGGCGAATTTCGCGCGCGGCAGGTACATTCCCTACGCTTCGGTTGAAGCTCCCGAAATTTCGGCAAACGAAAGGTTTCTGGTTTCGGCGGTCTTCGCGAAAATGCTGTACAAAACAAAATACGCAGGCTCGCGCGAGCTTCGCGACGGCATGCTTGCCTACAAATTCGCGGGCAAAAAATCGAAAAAGGCGGTTGCGGCTCTCTTCTGGCTCGGCTGCCACCTCGAAAACCTGAACCTCGACCGCTCGAATTTGAAGACAAAGCTCGTAGACCCGATGGACAGAAAGCCGCTCAACCTCGGAAAGCTTCCCGAAGGCGTGGGCGTGTTCGACGTTTTCGGAAACGCGCTCGCGTCGGACTCGAACGGCGACGTCGTCGTTCCCGTCTCGCCGATTCCCGTCTACATCAAGGCGGACGACTCCGTTCTGCTCGACGTTTTCCTGAAAAACCTTGAATAG
- a CDS encoding DUF5696 domain-containing protein yields the protein MGKTMPLLAALLAASGLFAETAEIRTHSQNGAVESKTVKLEKIGADKFRLAIPKSDIGKDAKFIDIVAEFAKADKGDDGYWIMPRGTYGNFDKDSGVYRRGRQLMPIFGMKRGEKMFWGHMKTYRFDYEVVVEVKKGKYEIFPRITLDTVRKFFEPYDDVVVEFNMLSGKDADYNGMAKAYQKYQLDRGAVRTIKDRAKDFPELEYLCESIVIRIQTHCAKPISEKRIDFTKETELPVIAHMPFGVSEEFVKAIKDSGVDKATIVSAGWNYGGYDGRTPSHFPVEITVGGEDGLKRLCQKVREMGYQFTLHATNTDGYTVSPMWNPDWVGKRADGSFDVGGLWAGGNCYNVCQNCSWHKWVPAELKKMRDLGAKGPHYIDVYSATYPNRCADPKHPATPEQMAEYQNKILAESKRLFGGAASESGYDHVAGNLDYINYIERDIKLLWEGKQNRLVAGVYPLWELVYHGIILYNSDRATQNHTRGKCTYRIEKSGDPRWMEGDGIVDPKVSLKIVEFGGRPIFYTYKFADVPRIKRAWDEFKPVRHLQKEMMVRHDTVADNVFITEFGDGSKIVSNYNEKPFVYKGAEIKPVNYILIPPTK from the coding sequence ATGGGAAAAACAATGCCATTATTAGCCGCGCTCCTCGCGGCGTCGGGACTTTTTGCCGAAACCGCGGAAATCCGCACGCATTCGCAAAACGGCGCGGTCGAATCGAAAACCGTCAAACTCGAAAAAATCGGGGCGGACAAATTCCGACTTGCAATCCCGAAGTCGGACATCGGCAAAGACGCAAAATTCATAGACATAGTCGCCGAATTCGCAAAGGCGGACAAGGGCGACGACGGCTACTGGATTATGCCGCGCGGCACTTACGGCAACTTCGACAAGGACAGCGGCGTCTACCGCCGCGGACGCCAGCTCATGCCGATTTTCGGAATGAAACGCGGCGAAAAAATGTTCTGGGGACACATGAAAACATACCGCTTCGACTACGAAGTAGTGGTCGAAGTCAAAAAGGGCAAATACGAAATATTCCCGCGAATCACCCTCGACACCGTCCGCAAATTCTTCGAGCCGTACGACGACGTCGTGGTCGAGTTCAACATGCTATCGGGCAAAGACGCCGACTACAACGGAATGGCGAAAGCCTACCAAAAATACCAGCTCGACCGCGGCGCGGTTCGCACAATCAAAGACCGCGCGAAAGACTTCCCGGAGCTTGAATACCTGTGCGAATCAATAGTAATCAGAATCCAGACCCACTGCGCAAAACCGATTTCAGAAAAACGCATAGACTTCACAAAAGAGACCGAACTTCCCGTCATCGCGCACATGCCCTTCGGCGTGTCGGAGGAGTTCGTTAAGGCGATTAAGGATTCGGGAGTGGACAAGGCGACAATCGTCTCGGCGGGCTGGAACTACGGCGGCTACGACGGCAGAACGCCCTCGCACTTCCCCGTGGAAATCACGGTCGGCGGCGAGGACGGGCTGAAAAGGCTATGCCAAAAAGTGCGCGAAATGGGCTACCAGTTCACGCTGCACGCGACAAACACCGACGGCTACACGGTATCCCCGATGTGGAATCCCGACTGGGTCGGCAAACGCGCCGACGGCTCTTTCGACGTCGGCGGACTCTGGGCGGGCGGCAACTGCTACAATGTCTGCCAAAACTGCTCGTGGCACAAGTGGGTTCCCGCAGAGCTTAAAAAAATGCGCGACCTCGGCGCAAAAGGCCCGCATTACATCGACGTGTATTCGGCAACCTACCCCAACCGCTGCGCCGACCCCAAGCACCCCGCAACCCCCGAACAAATGGCGGAATACCAAAATAAAATCCTCGCCGAAAGCAAACGGCTTTTCGGCGGCGCGGCAAGCGAGTCGGGCTACGACCACGTTGCGGGAAACCTCGACTACATCAACTATATCGAGCGCGACATAAAACTGCTATGGGAGGGCAAGCAAAACAGACTCGTCGCTGGCGTGTATCCGCTTTGGGAACTTGTCTACCACGGAATCATTCTCTACAATTCCGACCGCGCAACGCAAAACCACACGCGCGGCAAATGCACATACAGGATAGAAAAAAGCGGCGACCCGCGCTGGATGGAGGGCGACGGAATCGTAGACCCGAAAGTTTCGCTTAAAATCGTCGAATTCGGCGGACGCCCGATTTTCTATACATACAAGTTCGCCGACGTGCCGCGAATCAAACGCGCGTGGGACGAATTCAAACCCGTGCGCCACCTGCAAAAGGAAATGATGGTGCGCCACGACACCGTGGCCGACAACGTTTTCATCACGGAATTCGGCGACGGCAGCAAAATAGTAAGCAACTATAACGAAAAGCCGTTCGTCTACAAGGGCGCGGAAATCAAGCCCGTAAACTACATACTAATCCCGCCGACAAAATAG